One window from the genome of Oceanisphaera sp. IT1-181 encodes:
- a CDS encoding phage integrase central domain-containing protein produces the protein MLKMVKDERLKSVTVKDALQYWITNYSLENRKNTHKHVLQLEKWVYPRIGDFPLADCEARHWLEVFDAYRKTAPVAAGYCFQLCKQALKYCRVRRYAVSNALDDLTVADVGKKQDQGDRVLSIDELRDVLRWSGELTTNRYYGTFAYLLLVFGARSQEVRLSKPSEWDLDTGNKGDRLACRPKFIY, from the coding sequence ATGCTTAAGATGGTAAAAGACGAGAGACTAAAGTCGGTAACCGTCAAAGATGCGCTTCAATACTGGATTACTAATTATTCATTAGAGAATCGGAAAAACACTCATAAGCACGTTTTACAGTTAGAGAAGTGGGTTTATCCCCGTATTGGTGATTTTCCTCTTGCAGATTGTGAAGCTCGACACTGGCTGGAAGTGTTTGATGCTTACCGTAAGACGGCTCCCGTAGCCGCAGGTTACTGCTTTCAGCTGTGCAAACAGGCACTAAAATATTGCCGAGTTCGCCGTTATGCAGTCTCTAATGCACTCGATGATCTGACCGTGGCAGATGTGGGTAAAAAGCAGGATCAAGGCGATCGAGTGCTGAGCATTGATGAACTGCGTGATGTGTTGCGCTGGTCAGGGGAACTCACCACTAATCGCTATTACGGTACCTTTGCTTACCTGTTGCTGGTCTTTGGTGCTCGTAGTCAAGAAGTAAGACTATCAAAACCCAGTGAATGGGATCTGGATACTGGAAATAAGGGCGACCGCTTAGCGTGTCGCCCCAAATTTATTTATTAG
- a CDS encoding ankyrin repeat domain-containing protein: MWIKRTFFAALFGGLLFTLMAMMVKADPMVQQLHEAAAKGDSSQITALLGQGASIDARNSLKQTPLMVATHANHVATAKVLIDAGADVNAKDAIQDSPYLYAGARGHLEILKMTLDHGADLTSTNRYGGTALIPAAERGHVETVRTLIQAGTNIDHINNLGWTALLEAIILADGGPRHIEIVRLLVDAGADVNLADKERTTPLQHARQRGYSAMVTLLEQAGAK, from the coding sequence ATGTGGATAAAACGCACATTTTTTGCCGCCCTCTTTGGCGGTCTGCTTTTCACCTTGATGGCAATGATGGTGAAGGCTGATCCTATGGTGCAGCAACTGCACGAGGCCGCAGCTAAGGGCGACAGCAGTCAAATCACGGCGCTGCTAGGCCAAGGCGCAAGCATAGACGCGCGCAATAGCCTTAAACAGACGCCCTTAATGGTTGCCACCCACGCCAATCATGTTGCCACCGCCAAGGTGCTGATCGACGCCGGTGCAGACGTAAATGCCAAAGACGCAATCCAAGATAGCCCCTATCTTTACGCCGGTGCGCGTGGGCACCTTGAGATCCTAAAGATGACGCTCGACCACGGTGCCGACCTGACGAGCACCAACCGCTATGGTGGCACCGCACTTATTCCGGCCGCTGAGAGAGGACATGTGGAGACAGTACGCACGCTGATCCAAGCCGGTACTAACATCGACCATATCAACAATTTGGGTTGGACCGCCTTACTGGAAGCGATCATTCTCGCCGATGGCGGGCCTCGTCATATTGAGATAGTCCGGCTGTTAGTAGACGCAGGCGCAGACGTTAATCTCGCAGACAAGGAAAGGACCACACCGCTGCAGCATGCCCGCCAGCGCGGATACTCAGCCATGGTCACGCTTCTCGAACAAGCCGGTGCTAAATAA
- a CDS encoding methyl-accepting chemotaxis protein yields MAFFSKSISKQITGLILSVNLLIVAVAGSYFMYSLDVTEQFTFVLEEEFTSANEAQAILVDFKTQVQEWKNVLIRGDDDSQREKYWARFQEQERKIQAQLDKLTDSLWNAEAKAILQSFQKVHKAMGEAYRTGFERFVVSGYDHSAGDAAVSGIDREPARLIEEAVTLLARLAHEDATAISESAHKNTLLAGAGLILIIFTGTGITLLVISRWVVRPTVQISGQLQKLGDGDLSDPVTLERQDELGALADAARKLHQFLQEIRITTQSNTADLNLIATSVKESAFSISEKSQGSYLRIDQVAAAMNEMSATAQDVAQHAAGVSSQVDETTTQTNNAERHITTTTSSMERLADQIRTTGETVTMLAAGGNKISDVMKVIREIADQTNLLALNAAIEAARAGEAGRGFSVVADEVRNLAAKTQQATIEIDSIIVDIASGSKDATAFMRASEAVTHECVGQVNDIQVIIADINERMSSVKDATIQVATAAEEQTSVCDEINRNITDIAELSGEMSKSSDDNLKLIPELEAMAHSTKQLSGRLTA; encoded by the coding sequence ATGGCATTTTTTAGCAAGAGTATTTCCAAGCAGATAACAGGTCTGATTTTGTCCGTAAACCTGCTTATTGTCGCTGTAGCGGGTAGTTATTTTATGTACTCGCTGGACGTTACTGAGCAATTCACTTTCGTGCTTGAAGAAGAGTTTACTAGCGCTAATGAAGCCCAAGCTATTCTTGTTGATTTCAAAACCCAGGTGCAAGAATGGAAAAACGTACTGATCCGAGGTGATGATGATAGTCAGAGAGAAAAATACTGGGCTCGCTTTCAGGAACAGGAACGAAAAATTCAGGCGCAGCTGGATAAGCTGACTGACAGCCTATGGAACGCAGAAGCAAAGGCTATCCTGCAATCCTTTCAGAAGGTACATAAGGCCATGGGAGAGGCCTATCGCACAGGTTTCGAGCGCTTTGTGGTATCCGGATACGACCATTCTGCAGGAGATGCAGCTGTGTCTGGCATTGACCGAGAGCCTGCTCGGCTAATAGAAGAGGCTGTCACTCTGCTCGCAAGACTTGCTCATGAGGATGCAACAGCGATTTCAGAAAGCGCTCATAAAAATACCCTACTGGCAGGCGCCGGCTTAATTCTTATCATTTTTACTGGCACAGGCATCACGCTTCTGGTTATCAGCCGCTGGGTTGTGAGGCCTACGGTACAAATCAGTGGCCAGCTTCAAAAGCTTGGCGATGGCGATCTTTCTGACCCAGTGACCCTCGAGCGCCAGGACGAACTGGGCGCTTTAGCCGATGCTGCTCGCAAGCTTCATCAATTTCTTCAGGAAATCCGGATTACCACTCAGTCAAACACAGCAGATCTAAATTTGATTGCAACATCAGTCAAGGAGAGTGCTTTCAGTATTTCCGAAAAATCTCAGGGTAGCTACCTACGCATTGATCAGGTCGCGGCTGCGATGAATGAGATGTCTGCCACGGCCCAGGATGTAGCGCAACATGCAGCAGGCGTCTCCTCCCAGGTTGATGAGACAACCACCCAGACTAATAATGCGGAGCGACATATCACCACAACCACTAGCAGCATGGAACGGCTCGCAGATCAAATTCGAACCACCGGCGAAACCGTTACCATGCTGGCCGCTGGAGGCAATAAAATCAGTGATGTGATGAAAGTCATTCGTGAAATCGCCGATCAAACTAATCTACTCGCGTTGAATGCTGCGATTGAAGCAGCTAGGGCCGGTGAGGCTGGTCGCGGCTTCTCAGTAGTGGCTGATGAAGTCAGAAATCTGGCCGCAAAAACCCAGCAAGCCACTATCGAGATTGACTCTATTATTGTAGACATCGCTTCCGGCTCTAAGGACGCCACGGCATTTATGCGCGCGAGTGAAGCGGTTACTCATGAGTGTGTCGGCCAAGTAAACGATATACAGGTTATTATTGCCGATATTAACGAGCGCATGAGTAGTGTTAAGGACGCAACAATACAGGTTGCTACAGCGGCGGAAGAGCAAACCAGCGTCTGTGATGAAATAAATCGGAACATAACGGACATCGCGGAACTGTCAGGGGAGATGAGCAAGTCATCCGATGATAATCTTAAACTCATACCAGAGCTTGAGGCTATGGCCCACTCAACAAAACAACTATCAGGGCGACTTACCGCCTAA
- a CDS encoding Arm DNA-binding domain-containing protein, protein MLKGHNDKQPKKVADRDGLSVLWRSTGRISFVYRYRFAGKPLNVTLGVYTNNYAGITLGEARRKAEQC, encoded by the coding sequence ATGTTGAAGGGACATAATGACAAACAGCCAAAGAAGGTGGCTGATCGGGATGGTCTCAGTGTGTTGTGGCGTTCTACCGGCAGGATCTCTTTCGTGTATCGCTACCGATTTGCTGGTAAACCGTTAAACGTAACCCTTGGCGTTTACACTAACAACTATGCTGGAATAACTCTGGGGGAAGCACGGCGTAAAGCTGAACAATGTTAG